Proteins encoded by one window of Modestobacter marinus:
- a CDS encoding MFS transporter has translation MSAPPASPARPALVPVLIYLAMLVAVISSLGAPLVPAIAAANDVSVTSAQWALTITLVVGAVATPVIGRLGDGRHRRTVVLVVLTVVLLGNVLAALPLGLGWLVAGRGLQGLGLGLTPLAIATARTALTGERSRTTVAALSVTVAAGVGLGYPLTGAIAEVGGVHAAFWFGAGASVLALAAAALVYPPSPDVPPRRLDVAGAVLLGIALSTGLLALGEAGTWGWTSPSVLGLAAVAVLALAAWVCWQLRAAAPLVDLRLARGRVPATAHGAALLVGLANYLLLSSVPRLAQTPESSGYGFGTSIVVAGLVLLPFSVASFLASRVGRPLDRAAGPRVVLPVGALVLLLGTVLFGLVRDELWQLFVAMAVAGFGVGLTFAALPGLIVGAVPAGETGSAMSLNQVLRYVGFALGSALSATVLEALTPAGADLPPSSGYTALAAVGCAACLALAVLTALLPRRAGGPPPPAPSSPATSPASSAAE, from the coding sequence GTGAGCGCTCCTCCCGCGTCGCCGGCCCGGCCGGCCCTCGTGCCGGTGCTGATCTACCTGGCCATGCTGGTCGCGGTCATCAGCAGCCTGGGCGCGCCCCTGGTGCCGGCCATCGCCGCGGCCAACGACGTCTCGGTCACCAGCGCGCAGTGGGCGCTGACGATCACCCTGGTGGTCGGTGCGGTGGCCACGCCGGTGATCGGGCGGCTCGGCGACGGCCGGCACCGGCGCACCGTGGTGCTCGTCGTCCTCACGGTGGTGCTGCTGGGCAACGTGCTCGCCGCCCTGCCGCTGGGCCTGGGCTGGCTGGTCGCCGGCCGCGGGCTGCAGGGGCTCGGCCTCGGGTTGACCCCGCTGGCGATCGCCACCGCCCGCACCGCGCTGACCGGGGAGCGGTCCCGGACGACGGTCGCCGCGCTGTCGGTGACCGTCGCCGCGGGCGTCGGGCTGGGCTACCCGCTGACCGGGGCCATCGCCGAGGTCGGCGGGGTGCACGCCGCCTTCTGGTTCGGCGCCGGGGCCAGCGTGCTCGCCCTGGCCGCCGCCGCACTGGTGTACCCGCCCTCGCCGGACGTGCCGCCCCGGCGGCTCGACGTCGCCGGTGCGGTGCTGCTCGGGATCGCCCTGTCCACCGGCCTGCTGGCCCTCGGCGAGGCCGGCACCTGGGGCTGGACCTCCCCCTCGGTCCTCGGGCTGGCCGCCGTCGCCGTCCTCGCGCTGGCCGCCTGGGTGTGCTGGCAGCTGCGCGCCGCGGCCCCGCTGGTCGACCTCCGGCTGGCCCGCGGCCGGGTCCCGGCGACCGCGCACGGCGCCGCCCTGCTCGTCGGCCTGGCCAACTACCTGCTGTTGTCCTCGGTGCCCCGGCTGGCGCAGACCCCGGAGTCCTCCGGCTACGGCTTCGGCACCTCGATCGTGGTCGCCGGGCTGGTCCTGCTGCCGTTCTCGGTCGCCAGCTTCCTGGCCAGCCGGGTGGGCCGGCCGCTGGACCGGGCCGCCGGGCCGCGGGTGGTGCTGCCGGTGGGCGCCCTCGTGCTCCTGCTCGGCACGGTGCTGTTCGGCCTGGTCCGCGACGAGCTGTGGCAGCTGTTCGTGGCCATGGCGGTGGCCGGCTTCGGCGTGGGCCTCACCTTCGCCGCGCTGCCCGGGCTGATCGTCGGCGCCGTGCCGGCCGGGGAGACCGGCAGCGCGATGAGCCTGAACCAGGTGCTCCGCTACGTCGGGTTCGCGCTGGGCAGCGCGCTGAGCGCCACGGTGCTGGAGGCGCTCACCCCCGCCGGTGCGGATTTGCCGCCGTCCAGCGGCTACACCGCGCTGGCCGCCGTGGGCTGCGCGGCGTGCCTGGCGCTGGCGGTGCTCACGGCCCTGCTGCCCCGCCGCGCCGGGGGCCCACCGCCCCCGGCGCCGTCCTCCCCGGCCACCTCCCCCGCCTCCTCCGCCGCCGAGTGA
- a CDS encoding alpha-amylase family glycosyl hydrolase codes for MPDWVQDAVWWHVYPLGFVGAEREATDVVAHRLDRITAWLDYAVELGANGLALGPVFASSTHGYDTVDHLRIDPRLGDDADFDALVAAAHDRGLRVLLDGVFNHVGRDHPAFRAVLEQGPDAPTADWFRLRWPHGPGAEPDYDTFEGHGQLVALDHSAPAVADQVAEVMTHWLDRGADGWRLDAAYAVPSSFWATVLPRVRERHPDAYVVGEVIHGDYAQVVRESGMDAVTQYELWKAIWSSLNDGNLHELAHALGRHDGFLDTFVPLTFVGNHDVTRIASRLDDAAHLPHALVVLFTVGGTPSVYAGDEQAFTGVKEDRAGGDDAVRPPFPGSPAELAPFGEPTRRLHQELIGLRRRHRWLHTARSTPLHRDNRQLSYAVAGDGQRLVVALNLADGEATVPAAGAGELLAGVGTVRQPGTDRAAVSLPAHGWAILAG; via the coding sequence ATGCCGGACTGGGTGCAGGACGCGGTGTGGTGGCACGTCTACCCGCTGGGCTTCGTGGGCGCGGAGCGGGAGGCGACCGACGTCGTGGCGCACCGGCTCGACCGGATCACCGCCTGGCTGGACTACGCCGTCGAGCTGGGCGCCAACGGCCTGGCCCTGGGTCCGGTGTTCGCCTCCAGCACGCACGGCTACGACACCGTCGACCACCTGCGCATCGACCCCCGGCTGGGCGACGACGCGGACTTCGACGCGCTGGTCGCGGCCGCGCACGACCGTGGCCTGCGGGTGCTGCTGGACGGCGTCTTCAACCACGTCGGCCGTGACCACCCGGCCTTCCGGGCGGTGCTGGAGCAGGGGCCGGACGCCCCGACCGCCGACTGGTTCCGGCTGCGCTGGCCGCACGGCCCCGGTGCCGAGCCCGACTACGACACCTTCGAGGGCCACGGCCAGCTGGTCGCCCTGGACCACTCCGCGCCGGCGGTCGCCGACCAGGTGGCCGAGGTGATGACGCACTGGCTGGACCGCGGCGCCGACGGCTGGCGGCTGGACGCCGCCTACGCCGTCCCGAGCTCGTTCTGGGCCACCGTGCTGCCCCGGGTGCGCGAGCGGCACCCCGACGCCTACGTCGTCGGCGAGGTCATCCACGGCGACTACGCGCAGGTGGTGCGGGAGTCGGGGATGGACGCGGTCACCCAGTACGAGCTGTGGAAGGCGATCTGGAGCTCGCTCAACGACGGCAACCTGCACGAGCTGGCGCACGCGCTGGGCCGGCACGACGGGTTCCTGGACACGTTCGTGCCGCTGACCTTCGTCGGCAACCACGACGTCACCCGGATCGCCAGCCGGCTGGACGACGCCGCGCACCTGCCGCACGCGCTGGTGGTGCTGTTCACCGTGGGCGGCACGCCGTCGGTCTACGCCGGCGACGAGCAGGCGTTCACCGGGGTCAAGGAGGACCGGGCCGGCGGGGACGACGCCGTCCGGCCGCCCTTCCCGGGCTCCCCGGCGGAGCTGGCGCCCTTCGGCGAGCCCACCCGGAGGCTGCACCAGGAGCTGATCGGGCTGCGCCGGCGGCACCGCTGGCTGCACACCGCCCGCAGCACGCCGCTGCACCGGGACAACCGCCAGCTCAGCTACGCGGTCGCCGGGGACGGGCAGCGGCTGGTCGTCGCCCTCAACCTGGCCGACGGCGAGGCGACGGTGCCGGCCGCTGGCGCGGGGGAGCTGCTCGCCGGCGTGGGCACCGTCCGGCAGCCGGGCACCGACCGCGCGGCCGTCTCGCTCCCGGCGCACGGGTGGGCCATCCTGGCGGGGTGA
- a CDS encoding MFS transporter gives MTQPAVRTPSRAYVIWLIGLVAYAVAIFHRASLGVAGIEAQERFSAGASAISLFLVLQLAVYAGLQVPVGVLLDRFGSRRMIVAGALTMAVGQLVLALASDVPTAVAARVLVGAGDAMTFISVLRLVPLWFPGRTVPVVTQLTGILGQVGQIVAAYPLVALLHSAGWTPTFLGAAAVSVLVGVLVLVALRDAPPGTPAPTVAGMAAVRANLAAAWREPGTRIGLYTHLVTQFSGTVFALLWGYPFLTVGQGLAPATAAGLLTLLVLVGMGFGPLLGRLVGQWPLRRSNLVFGILTATAAVWTVVLLWPGPAPMWLLVVLVVVLGTNGPGSMIGFDYARTENPVERSGSATGFVNVGGFFASLCTVLAIGFVLDAMTPGSSTDYSLDAFRAAFAVQYVFWAIGLVGVLTHRRQLRARMARDGVVLVPLVTAVNARLRGRSAYPAPPREDG, from the coding sequence GTGACCCAGCCAGCTGTCCGGACGCCGTCCCGCGCCTACGTGATCTGGCTGATCGGCCTGGTGGCCTACGCGGTCGCGATCTTCCACCGGGCGTCCCTGGGTGTCGCCGGCATCGAGGCGCAGGAGCGGTTCTCCGCCGGCGCGTCGGCGATCTCGCTGTTCCTGGTGCTCCAGCTGGCCGTCTACGCGGGGCTGCAGGTGCCGGTCGGCGTGCTGCTGGACCGGTTCGGCTCCCGCCGGATGATCGTCGCCGGTGCGCTGACCATGGCGGTCGGGCAGTTGGTGCTGGCGCTGGCCAGCGACGTGCCGACCGCCGTCGCGGCCCGGGTGCTGGTGGGCGCCGGTGACGCGATGACCTTCATCAGCGTGCTCCGGCTGGTGCCGCTGTGGTTCCCCGGGCGCACCGTCCCGGTGGTCACCCAGCTCACCGGCATCCTCGGGCAGGTGGGCCAGATCGTGGCCGCCTACCCGCTGGTCGCGCTGCTGCACAGCGCCGGCTGGACGCCCACCTTCCTGGGGGCCGCGGCGGTCAGCGTGCTGGTCGGCGTCCTGGTGCTGGTCGCGCTGCGCGACGCCCCGCCCGGCACGCCGGCCCCGACGGTCGCCGGGATGGCCGCCGTCCGGGCGAACCTGGCCGCCGCTTGGCGGGAGCCGGGCACCCGGATCGGCCTCTACACGCACCTGGTCACCCAGTTCTCCGGCACCGTCTTCGCGCTGCTGTGGGGCTACCCGTTCCTGACCGTGGGCCAGGGGCTGGCGCCGGCGACGGCGGCCGGGCTGCTGACCCTGCTGGTGCTGGTCGGCATGGGCTTCGGGCCGCTGCTGGGCCGGCTGGTCGGGCAGTGGCCGCTGCGCCGGTCCAACCTGGTCTTCGGCATCCTCACCGCCACGGCGGCGGTCTGGACGGTCGTGCTGCTGTGGCCGGGCCCCGCACCGATGTGGCTGCTGGTCGTGCTGGTGGTCGTGCTGGGCACCAACGGCCCCGGGTCGATGATCGGCTTCGACTACGCCCGCACCGAGAACCCGGTCGAGCGGTCGGGCAGCGCCACCGGCTTCGTCAACGTCGGCGGGTTCTTCGCCTCGCTGTGCACCGTGCTGGCGATCGGCTTCGTGCTGGACGCGATGACCCCCGGCAGCTCCACGGACTACTCGCTGGACGCGTTCCGGGCGGCGTTCGCGGTGCAGTACGTCTTCTGGGCGATCGGCCTGGTCGGGGTGCTGACCCACCGGCGGCAGCTGCGTGCGCGGATGGCCCGGGACGGCGTCGTCCTGGTGCCGCTGGTCACCGCGGTCAACGCCCGGCTGCGGGGACGGTCGGCCTACCCGGCACCGCCCCGCGAGGACGGCTGA
- a CDS encoding DUF2254 domain-containing protein — MTGRGSAEGSRSPLWVWPSAAGVVAAGAALWLTTIRPTSGWLTHLWPGDQSAADTVFQVVVTSVITVTTLTFSLTVVALQLASQQFSPRLLREVTRDRVWKGVLAVLTAAFVYSIVAIRQLDSTSPVPVVSALVSMLLGIAAFAAGLTFITHMTRLLRVDTLMLKVHDETRTAIAKFYPRHDEPLDDPDQLDLDPARGELVAAPRSGYVRRVDVERLVRAARRHDAVVRIETRPGDHVVQHTPVATVWACRGGEVAGALAGEVRAAVDLGYERTLDQDAGFGFRQLADIAVKAVSPAINDPVTASTALGHMGDLLTLVVGSHTGPTLHRDADGAGRAIVPDRDLRYYLELCCGQLRRYGGSEPSVLGSVLQMLRDVAVSCRDDAQRAEVRRAADETLAQLPEQAAGADAEAVRDMRRRVELALTGELVAAFADRAGETRSM; from the coding sequence GTGACCGGCCGGGGCAGCGCCGAGGGCTCGCGGTCACCGCTGTGGGTCTGGCCGTCCGCGGCCGGGGTCGTCGCGGCGGGCGCCGCGCTCTGGCTGACCACCATCCGGCCCACCAGCGGCTGGCTGACGCACCTCTGGCCGGGTGACCAGAGCGCCGCCGACACCGTGTTCCAGGTCGTCGTCACGTCGGTGATCACGGTGACCACGCTGACCTTCAGCTTGACGGTGGTCGCCCTGCAACTGGCCTCGCAGCAGTTCTCCCCGCGGTTGCTGCGCGAGGTGACCCGGGACCGGGTCTGGAAGGGCGTGCTCGCCGTGCTCACGGCGGCGTTCGTCTACAGCATCGTGGCGATCCGCCAGCTCGACAGCACCTCACCGGTGCCGGTGGTCAGTGCCCTCGTCTCGATGCTGCTCGGCATCGCCGCGTTCGCTGCCGGGCTGACGTTCATCACCCACATGACCCGGCTGCTGCGGGTGGACACCCTCATGCTCAAGGTGCACGACGAGACCCGGACGGCGATCGCGAAGTTCTACCCCCGCCACGACGAGCCGCTCGACGACCCGGACCAGCTGGACCTGGACCCGGCACGGGGCGAGCTGGTGGCCGCGCCGCGGAGCGGGTACGTGCGCCGCGTCGACGTCGAGCGGCTGGTCCGGGCGGCTCGCCGGCACGACGCCGTCGTCCGGATCGAGACCCGGCCGGGCGACCACGTCGTGCAGCACACCCCGGTGGCGACGGTGTGGGCCTGCCGCGGTGGTGAGGTGGCCGGCGCGCTGGCCGGCGAGGTGCGGGCGGCCGTCGACCTGGGGTACGAGCGCACCCTCGACCAGGACGCCGGGTTCGGGTTCCGCCAGCTGGCGGACATCGCGGTCAAGGCCGTCTCCCCGGCGATCAACGACCCGGTCACCGCGAGCACCGCGCTGGGCCACATGGGCGACCTGCTGACCCTTGTCGTGGGCTCGCACACGGGACCGACGCTGCACCGGGACGCCGACGGCGCCGGCCGGGCGATCGTCCCCGACCGGGACCTGCGCTACTACCTGGAGCTGTGCTGCGGGCAGCTGCGCCGGTACGGCGGCAGCGAGCCCAGCGTCCTCGGCTCGGTCCTGCAGATGCTCCGCGACGTCGCGGTCTCCTGCCGGGACGACGCCCAGCGGGCCGAGGTGCGCCGCGCGGCCGACGAGACCCTGGCGCAGCTGCCCGAGCAGGCGGCCGGGGCCGACGCCGAGGCGGTGCGGGACATGCGCCGCCGGGTCGAGCTGGCGTTGACCGGGGAACTCGTCGCCGCCTTCGCCGACCGGGCCGGCGAGACCCGCTCGATGTGA
- a CDS encoding biotin-dependent carboxyltransferase family protein: MSLTVLATGPLTTVQDLGRPGQAALGIGRSGVCDRASAGLANRLVGNPTDAAVLEVTFGGLAVRAEADLLVVTTGARCPGAPHAAPTVLRRGQELRLGPPASGLRSYLAVRGGIDVPPVLGSRATDLLAGLGPAVVATGDVLPVGTPVDPAPGVDLAPVPEPATGEVAVAVLPGPRADWFGDPGWAALTGQAWTVTSESNRVGLRLDGAPLERLRTGELPSEGMVRGALQVPPSGLPVLFLADHPVTGGYPVIGYVSDADVDTCAQLRPGQTLRLRAR; the protein is encoded by the coding sequence ATGAGCCTGACCGTGCTGGCCACCGGGCCGCTGACCACCGTGCAGGACCTCGGCCGCCCCGGGCAGGCCGCCCTGGGCATCGGCCGCTCCGGCGTCTGCGACCGGGCGTCGGCCGGGCTGGCCAACCGACTGGTCGGCAACCCCACCGACGCCGCGGTGCTGGAGGTGACCTTCGGCGGGCTCGCCGTCCGGGCCGAGGCCGACCTGCTGGTGGTCACCACCGGCGCCCGCTGCCCCGGCGCGCCGCACGCCGCGCCGACGGTGCTCCGCCGGGGGCAGGAGCTGCGGCTCGGCCCGCCGGCCAGCGGGCTGCGCAGCTACCTCGCGGTGCGCGGCGGCATCGACGTCCCGCCGGTGCTCGGCTCGCGGGCCACCGACCTGCTGGCCGGGCTGGGGCCGGCGGTGGTCGCCACCGGGGACGTGCTCCCGGTCGGCACCCCCGTCGACCCGGCTCCCGGCGTCGACCTCGCACCGGTGCCCGAGCCGGCCACCGGCGAGGTCGCGGTGGCCGTGCTGCCCGGGCCGCGGGCCGACTGGTTCGGCGACCCCGGCTGGGCCGCGCTCACCGGGCAGGCCTGGACGGTCACCAGCGAGAGCAACCGGGTCGGCCTGCGGCTGGATGGCGCGCCGCTGGAGCGGCTGCGCACCGGTGAGCTGCCCAGCGAGGGGATGGTCCGCGGGGCGCTGCAGGTGCCGCCGTCCGGGCTGCCGGTGCTGTTCCTCGCCGACCACCCGGTGACCGGCGGCTACCCGGTGATCGGGTACGTGAGCGACGCCGACGTCGACACCTGCGCCCAGCTGCGCCCCGGCCAGACCCTGCGGTTGCGCGCCCGCTGA
- a CDS encoding 5-oxoprolinase subunit B family protein → MRLLPSGSAALLVELDGLDDVLALYAALSAEPPHGVVDVVPAARTVLLMTDPAVTTLDAVADAVRATTPRPDAQAVGDRIELPVHYDGADLAEAAELLGLTPEGLVERHTGAEWTVAFCGFAPGFGYLTQPGEQWDVPRRASPRTKVPPGSVALAGEFSGVYPRESPGGWQLIGRTDVAVFDLHREPAALLRPGTRVRFVVAGR, encoded by the coding sequence ATGCGCCTGCTCCCCAGCGGGAGCGCCGCCCTGCTGGTCGAGCTCGACGGGCTGGACGACGTCCTGGCGCTGTACGCCGCGCTCAGCGCCGAGCCGCCGCACGGGGTGGTGGACGTCGTCCCGGCCGCCCGCACGGTGCTGCTGATGACCGACCCGGCGGTCACCACGCTGGACGCGGTGGCCGACGCCGTCCGGGCGACGACGCCGCGGCCGGACGCGCAGGCCGTCGGCGACCGCATCGAGCTGCCGGTGCACTACGACGGCGCCGACCTGGCCGAGGCCGCCGAGCTGCTCGGCCTCACGCCGGAGGGGCTGGTCGAGCGGCACACCGGCGCGGAGTGGACGGTGGCCTTCTGCGGTTTCGCCCCCGGCTTCGGCTACCTCACCCAGCCCGGCGAGCAGTGGGACGTGCCCCGCCGGGCGAGCCCGCGCACCAAGGTGCCCCCGGGCTCGGTCGCGCTGGCCGGGGAGTTCAGCGGCGTCTACCCGCGCGAGTCCCCCGGCGGCTGGCAGCTGATCGGCCGCACCGACGTCGCGGTGTTCGACCTGCACCGCGAGCCCGCCGCGCTGCTGCGGCCGGGCACCCGGGTGCGGTTCGTGGTGGCCGGCCGATGA
- a CDS encoding LamB/YcsF family protein: protein MTPARVDLNSDLGEGFGQWTLGDDDALLGLVTSANVACGFHASDATIMRRVCARAVESGVAIGAQVGYRDLPGFGRRFIDVEPEALTADVVYQIGALEAFARIAGDRVRYVKPHGALYNAIVHHEEQAAAVVAAVVAYDRTLPVLGLPGSAWLRLAGEAGLTVVHEAFADRSYTPEGTLVSRRLPGAVLHDPAEIAARCVAMAAGEPVRDVEGGELTIRPDSICVHGDTQGAVEIARQVRAALTTAGVELAPFAG from the coding sequence ATGACGCCAGCACGCGTGGACCTCAACTCCGACCTCGGTGAGGGCTTCGGCCAGTGGACCCTCGGCGACGACGACGCCCTGCTGGGGCTGGTCACCAGCGCCAACGTCGCCTGCGGTTTCCACGCCAGTGACGCCACGATCATGCGGCGCGTCTGCGCCAGGGCCGTCGAGTCAGGGGTGGCCATCGGCGCCCAGGTCGGCTACCGCGACCTGCCCGGCTTCGGCCGCCGGTTCATCGACGTCGAGCCCGAGGCGCTGACCGCCGACGTCGTCTACCAGATCGGCGCGCTCGAGGCCTTCGCCCGGATCGCCGGCGACCGGGTGCGCTACGTCAAGCCGCACGGCGCGCTCTACAACGCGATCGTGCACCACGAGGAGCAGGCGGCCGCGGTGGTGGCCGCCGTCGTCGCCTACGACCGGACCTTGCCGGTGCTCGGCCTGCCCGGCTCGGCGTGGCTGCGGCTGGCCGGCGAGGCCGGGCTCACCGTGGTGCACGAGGCGTTCGCCGACCGCTCCTACACCCCGGAGGGCACGCTGGTCTCCCGGCGGCTGCCCGGCGCGGTGCTGCACGACCCGGCCGAGATCGCCGCCCGGTGCGTGGCGATGGCCGCCGGCGAACCGGTCCGGGACGTCGAGGGCGGCGAGCTCACGATCCGGCCGGACTCCATCTGCGTGCACGGCGACACCCAGGGCGCGGTGGAGATCGCCCGGCAGGTGCGCGCGGCGCTGACCACGGCGGGGGTCGAGCTGGCCCCCTTCGCCGGCTGA
- a CDS encoding NRAMP family divalent metal transporter, whose product MAAEPHRTPAEPSTAPNGRLATSTRSTLLGAMFLMATSAIGPGFITQTTAFTVQLGAAFAFAIVISILIDIALQLNVWRVIGVSGRRAQELGNLVAPGLGWVMAAFLLIGGLVFNIGNVSGAGLGTNAMLGLDPKLGGALSALIAIGIFLSKRAGVAVDRIVVVLGLVMIVLTSYVAITSGPPVGEALRNVVLPEDIDVLAITTLVGGTIGGYIVYAGAHRLLDSGISGPGRVRDITRGSVTGILITAVMRVVLFLAILGVVTGGAALDPTNQAASAFEQAAGEVGLRVFGIVLWAAAITSVIGASYTSVSFVTSRTTTSDRTRSLLVVGFIAFTSLVYVLIGTAPTTLLVFAGAFNGLLLPIGIAVLLWVATRRTDLLNGYRYPRWLLVIGWVAWLLTLYLAVRSIQPVIDLFS is encoded by the coding sequence ATGGCCGCCGAACCGCACCGCACCCCCGCCGAGCCCTCCACCGCACCGAACGGGCGGCTGGCCACGAGCACCCGCTCCACCCTGCTCGGCGCGATGTTCCTGATGGCGACCTCGGCCATCGGCCCGGGGTTCATCACCCAGACGACCGCCTTCACCGTCCAGCTGGGCGCCGCGTTCGCCTTCGCGATCGTCATCTCGATCCTGATCGACATCGCGCTGCAGCTGAACGTCTGGCGGGTCATCGGCGTCAGCGGCCGGCGCGCGCAGGAGCTGGGCAACCTGGTCGCCCCCGGGCTCGGCTGGGTGATGGCCGCCTTCCTGCTGATCGGCGGGCTGGTGTTCAACATCGGCAACGTCAGCGGTGCGGGCCTGGGCACCAACGCCATGCTCGGCCTGGACCCGAAGCTCGGCGGGGCGCTGTCGGCGCTGATCGCCATCGGCATCTTCCTGAGCAAGCGGGCCGGGGTGGCGGTCGACCGGATCGTCGTCGTCCTCGGGCTGGTGATGATCGTGCTGACCAGCTACGTCGCGATCACCTCCGGGCCGCCGGTCGGCGAGGCACTGCGCAACGTCGTGCTGCCCGAGGACATCGACGTCCTGGCGATCACCACGCTGGTCGGCGGCACCATCGGCGGCTACATCGTCTACGCCGGCGCCCACCGGCTGCTGGACTCCGGCATCTCCGGCCCCGGCCGGGTCCGGGACATCACCCGCGGCTCGGTCACCGGCATCCTGATCACCGCCGTCATGCGGGTCGTGCTGTTCCTGGCGATCCTCGGCGTGGTCACCGGCGGCGCGGCCCTCGACCCGACCAACCAGGCGGCGTCGGCGTTCGAGCAGGCCGCCGGCGAGGTGGGCCTGCGGGTGTTCGGCATCGTGCTGTGGGCCGCGGCGATCACCAGCGTCATCGGCGCCTCCTACACCTCGGTCTCGTTCGTGACCTCCCGGACGACGACCTCCGATCGCACTCGCAGCCTGCTGGTGGTCGGCTTCATCGCGTTCACCTCGCTGGTCTACGTGCTGATCGGCACCGCACCCACCACGCTGCTGGTGTTCGCCGGGGCGTTCAACGGCCTGCTGCTGCCGATCGGGATCGCCGTCCTGCTCTGGGTGGCCACCCGCCGCACCGACCTGCTCAACGGCTACCGCTACCCGCGCTGGCTGCTGGTGATCGGCTGGGTCGCCTGGCTGCTGACCCTGTACCTGGCCGTCCGGTCGATCCAGCCCGTCATCGACCTGTTCTCCTGA
- a CDS encoding GntR family transcriptional regulator: MPEPEDTAWLRTVAHEVRSFDRSSTAERVAELLRSRVIEGDLPPGTRLSEEQLVEVLHVSRNTLREAFRLLTHEGLLVHRLHRGVFVPELDEDDLVDLYRLRRTIECDVVRRLEGLDAVRLRPLHDAVAAGEDAARRGDWVAAGTANMRFHQHLVALAGSRRIDETTARVLAELRLAFSAIAVPQRLHEPYVSRNRALLDLLTAGEVEQAAKELEAYLHDSEAELRAAHRDRLRRSS, encoded by the coding sequence ATGCCCGAGCCCGAGGACACCGCCTGGTTGCGCACCGTGGCGCACGAGGTGCGCAGCTTCGACCGCTCCAGCACGGCCGAGCGGGTGGCCGAGCTGCTGCGCTCCCGGGTGATCGAGGGCGACCTGCCGCCGGGCACCCGGCTGTCGGAGGAGCAGCTGGTCGAGGTGCTGCACGTCAGCCGGAACACCCTCCGCGAGGCGTTCCGGCTGCTCACCCACGAGGGGCTGCTGGTGCACCGGCTGCACCGCGGGGTCTTCGTGCCCGAGCTGGACGAGGACGACCTGGTCGACCTGTACCGGCTGCGGCGGACGATCGAGTGCGACGTCGTCCGGCGGCTGGAGGGCCTGGACGCCGTCCGGCTGCGGCCGCTGCACGACGCCGTCGCCGCCGGGGAGGACGCCGCCCGGCGCGGCGACTGGGTCGCGGCCGGCACCGCGAACATGCGCTTCCACCAGCACCTGGTCGCGCTGGCCGGCAGCCGGCGGATCGACGAGACGACGGCCCGCGTGCTCGCCGAGCTGCGGCTCGCCTTCTCCGCCATCGCGGTGCCGCAGCGGCTGCACGAGCCCTACGTCAGCCGCAACCGCGCGCTGCTGGACCTGCTGACCGCCGGGGAGGTCGAGCAGGCCGCCAAGGAGCTCGAGGCCTACCTGCACGACTCGGAGGCCGAGCTGCGCGCCGCCCACCGCGACCGTCTCCGGAGGAGCTCGTGA
- a CDS encoding putative hydro-lyase: MTLVPAADPTAARASFRAGLAVPSSGWAPGHTQANLVVLPRDWAWDMLLFGQRNPQPVPLLDVTDAGSYRTVLAPDADLRTDLPRYRVWRDGELVDEPTDVTGLWTDDLVAFLIGCSFSFETALLDAGVPVRNIEQGRNVSMYRTDRECRPAGRLSGPLVVSMRPVPAHLVTTAVQVTARMPQVHGAPVHVGSPAALGIADLARPDFGDPVEAEDGDVPVFWACGVTPQAALMASRPPFAITHAPGHMFVTDVPDAVYRQP, encoded by the coding sequence GTGACCCTCGTCCCCGCCGCCGACCCCACCGCCGCCCGGGCCTCGTTCCGCGCCGGGCTCGCCGTGCCCTCGTCGGGCTGGGCGCCGGGGCACACCCAGGCGAACCTCGTCGTCCTGCCCCGGGACTGGGCCTGGGACATGCTGCTGTTCGGCCAGCGCAACCCGCAGCCGGTGCCGCTGCTGGACGTGACCGACGCCGGCTCGTACCGCACCGTGCTCGCCCCGGACGCCGACCTGCGCACCGACCTGCCGCGCTACCGCGTGTGGCGGGACGGCGAGCTGGTCGACGAGCCCACCGACGTCACCGGTCTGTGGACCGACGACCTGGTGGCCTTCCTGATCGGCTGCAGCTTCAGCTTCGAGACCGCGCTGCTGGACGCCGGGGTGCCGGTGCGCAACATCGAGCAGGGCCGCAACGTGTCGATGTACCGCACCGACCGGGAGTGCCGGCCGGCCGGGCGGCTGTCCGGGCCGCTCGTGGTGTCGATGCGCCCGGTGCCCGCGCACCTGGTGACCACCGCCGTGCAGGTGACCGCCCGGATGCCGCAGGTGCACGGGGCGCCGGTGCACGTCGGGTCGCCGGCGGCGCTCGGCATCGCCGACCTGGCCCGGCCCGACTTCGGCGACCCGGTCGAGGCGGAGGACGGCGACGTCCCGGTGTTCTGGGCGTGCGGGGTGACGCCGCAGGCCGCGCTGATGGCCTCCCGCCCGCCGTTCGCGATCACCCACGCCCCGGGGCACATGTTCGTCACCGACGTCCCGGACGCGGTGTACCGGCAGCCCTGA